tcctctgctgtAGATTCAGAGTATTCTGAAAGGTCTTAGGCAGACCAATGGATTAACTCTGCCTGCCTATGGCAAAAGCCAGGTgagcctctctccttccttccttctctctcttgggCTATCGTTCTTCCCTGCTATCTTTTTCCCTTTTGTTATTTTACACCTGTCTCTTTCCTTCTACTTCACTCTCTCTTCAGCTCTCTTGTATCTGTCCCACTCCCTCCCTACTGTTTCTCTATCCCACCCCTTCTGTTTTTGCTCCTCTTCTCTCCCGCATGCTATTCCTTATGGTCACTGGTTGCTCATAAGTCATTTTGCTACAGTGAGAGAAGTGCTTGGTATTTATTTAGCCATTGTTGACTTACTAACATTCTACCAGTATTAAGCCTAGCTAAATGCTGGGTCAGTCCATCTGGCCGTGAGGTTTATAACTTCTGGACCTGATGTTTACTTTATTTACCATACTGGCATGTCTCCATCAGTGAAAACAAGATGTGTTCATGTGTGATTGTCCGTCCATGTGTTGTGATTGTGGTCTCTGACACTACCTTGTGTTCTAGGATATGATGTGggcatgtgtatgtgtgctgtGTATGTTTCCAAATTGCTATAACCACGCACTCTCTGGATGAGCACTGAAAAgtaatggctgtgtgtgttgctgcctCAGACCCACGTCCATGGGGAGGTGAGGGGGTCCCCAGTTACCCAGCTACTGGAGGACCCAAACGGAGAGACCGGCCGCGGCTCTCCTGTGTCTAACCCTGCTAGCTCTGCTACTAACCCTGGGTGTGCAAGCCAATCCCACAACACTGACCTGCAGCAGGTGTGTCCCTCcgtcagtcttctctctctctcggtctcagtgtctctctctctgggtctctctctctgggtctctctctctgggtctctctctctctgggtctctctctctctgggtctctctctctctgggtctctctctctctgggtctctctctctctgggtctctctctctctgggtctctctctctctgggtctctctctctctgggtctctctctctctgggtctctctctctctgggtctctctctctctgggtctctctctctctgggtctctctctctctgggtctctctctctctgggtctctctctctctgggtctctctctctctgggtctctctctctctgggtttctctctctctgggtttctctctctctgggtttctctctctctgggtttctctctctctgggtttctCTCTCGGTGGGTCTCTCTCTCGGTGGGTCTCTCTCTcggtgggtctctctctctctctctcggtgggtctctctctctcggtgtgtctctctctctctctctctcggtgtgtctctctctctctctctctcggtgtgtctctctctctctctctctctcggtgtgtctctctctctctctctctctcggtgtgtctctctctctctctctctctcggtgtgtctctctctctctctctctctcggtgtgtctctctctctctctctctctcggtgtgtctctctctctctctctctctcggtgtgtctctctctctctctctctctcggtgtgtctctctctctctctctctcggtgtctctctctctctctctctctcggtgtgtctctctctctctctctcggtgtgtctctctctctctctctctctctctctctctctctctctcggtgtgtctttctctctcggtgtctctctctctctgtctctctctctctctctctctcggtgtgtgtgtctctctctctctctcggtgtgtctctctctcggtgtgtgtgtttctctctctctctcggtgtgtctctctcggtgtgtctctctctctctctcggtgggtctctctctctctctcggtgggtctctctctctctctcggtgggtctctctctctctctctcggtgtctctctctctctctctctcggtgtctctctctctctctctctcggtgtgtctctctctctctctcggtgtgtctctctctctctctcggtgtgtctctctctctctctctctctcggtgtgtgtctctctctctctctcggtctctctctctctctctctctcggtgtgtctctctctctctctctctcgctgtgtctctctctctctctctctctctctcgctgtgtctctctctctctctctctcgctgtgtctctctctctctctctctctctctctctctcggtgtgtctttctctctcggtgtctctctctctctgtctctctctctctctctctctcggtgtgtgtgtctctctctctctctcggtgtgtctctctctcggtgtgtgtgtttctctctctctctcggtgtgtctctctcggtgtgtctcgctctctttctctcggtgtgtctctctctctctcgttttctctcggtgtgtctctctctctcgttttctctcggtgtgtgtctctctctctctctctgtgtgtctctctctcgtggtctctctctgtgtctctctctctcgggtctctctcggtgtgtgtgtctctctctcgggtctctcttggtgtgtgtgtgtctctctctctcggtgtgtctctctctcggtgtgtttctctctgtgtctctctctctcgggtctctctcggtgtgtgtgtctctctctcgggtctctctcggtgtgtctctctctctctcggtgtgtgtgtgtgtggctctctcggtgtgtttctctctctctcggtttgtctctctctcggttctctctctcggtgtgtctctcggtctttctctctcgctcggtctctctcggtgtgtccatctctctccctctcggtcggtatctctctctctctcggtgtgtctctctctctctctctctcggatagGCCTAGCTTACGTTTAACGTATTCACCTCCCTCAGTTTCACTCACAGCTatttcctctttctttctcttcttctctctgccgCAGAACTGCCCCCATGACGGTAATGAAAACCATGCGGACGAGAATAGGTTGGTCGCCTCGTCATCCAatgtacacccacacacacacctctcaatcCCTCTTCAGAATGAGTCTGTCCCCTGGTCCTCACTACCCCTTCTCTACCCTTCACTGCCCTGCCCCCCTCACCTGCAACTGTTGATCACACACACAGAATTAGAAGCACAGTTATGATGGCTGGCAGTGCAATTTGTCACATTGAATGCCCGAATACCCAATCAGACTGGTGTGTTCATTACCAAATAATACTGGGCTAATGTTGTGTtttttgttggtgtgtgtgtgtcaacagaCCCCTGTCATCCACAGAGAGCCTGCGGCAGCTCTCACAGCAGCTCAACGGTCTTCTCTCTGGGGTATGTACTTTATGGCCACAAAAAGGAGAAATTTGGCTTTTAAGATCCAGGCGACCCCTGAGATGTGCACATTGGATAAGTGCAAGCAGCTCACCCCAGTCTCTTACTTGCTTTGGATATTTGCTTGCTCCCAGTTTAGTACGTTGCATAATCAAGAGTGTTATTTGTGATACTCTCATTGGCTTTGAGAAGCTTGCTTTATTGTGGTTTGACTTGTACTGTTTTGTTTCTTTCCCGACCTATTCTAGTCATCCACCACCTATATAAATGGAGACAGTGCTCCCTCGCCAACCAATGAAAAAGAACTGGAGGTAAGTGACACATCACAACACCACACGTTGCTCCCTCGTCATGGACACGGTACACTGGGAAAAGCACTATAAAATGCTATCCATTTGTTCTGATCAGACAGACCCAGTCCCACTCTCCCCGAAGGTGCCCTTGTGGCCCCAGGTTATGTAGAGGTattctgtcctctgtccactctcAATCCACACaggcccctctcctctctcacaatCCCTCCATTCTTGTTCTCTGTGCAGGTATGTGACTGGCCTCGGCCACACAGCTCACATGACCACTTCCTGTTCCTGCCCTGCGTCCTGTCTCGGGTTAcacacacatgtactccacaTAAGTGATACTCATGATTAGAACTGAGTTTGTGTTGCATGGCTGAGACAACAATGCAATCTGAAAGATCGGCGCAGTCAGAACAGAGCAAATGTATGAATTGCTGTCCAGGCCTCCCCACTGTACCTTGCCCAGGCCCTGCAAACATACAACGTTTAatgcataaaaaatatatatattttgtctgCTCTATTCATATCTCTCTTGCTCTTGTCTGATAGTCCTCAGACCTCACCTGTTAGATTGCCTTGTAGATTGATGGAGTCTATATAGAGAATGGACTCTCTTCTGTTTGCAAATAATATTTTCAGGCATCATCTTTCCAAAGCCTTGATCTGAGCTAGCTATAGGTCCCTCTCACTAGGATTTTACAGGATACAACATTTTGTTACAGTGACTACTGGGTTGTGACTTGTTAAATTGGCTGAGATCACATTAGGGACTTGTATGTTCTTATTGTGGTCATGCATGTTATGTGGACTTCTAGAGAAACTGGGGTCATGTGAACCCATTAGATCTCATTAGATTACACTCTCCAGTCTGACCGTGTATTGCTGAACTCTTCACTAGTTACCCATCCTCACTGTGTATGACCTCTCTGAATACTAGTAGGATCAACAAGTACCTGCTGACATCTTTTTCTGTTTGTTAGGTGTTATGTACTTTCCCTGAGGGAGAAGGTGTTATGTACTTTCCCTGAGGGAGAAGGTGTTATGTACTTTCCCTGAGGGAGAAGGTGTTATGTACTTTCCCTGAGGGAGAAGGTGTTATGTACTTTCCCTGAGGGAGAAGGTGTTATGTACTTTCCCTGAGGGAGAAGGTGTTATGTACTTTCCCTGAGGGAGAAGGTGTTATGTACTTTCCCTGAGGGAGAAGGTGTTATGTACTTTCCCTGAGGGAGAAGGTGTTATGTACTTTCCCTGAGGGAGAAGGTGTTATGTACTTTCCCTGAGGGAGAAGGTGTTATGTACTTTCCCTGAGGGAGAAGGTGTTATGTACTTTCCCTGAGGGAGAAGGTGTTATGTACTTTCCCTGAGGGAGAAGGTGTTATGTACTTTCCCTGAGGGAGAAGGTGTTATGTACTTTCCCTGAGGGAGAAGGTGTTATGTACTTTCCCTGAGGGAGAAGGTGTTATGTACTTTCCCTGAGGGAGAAGGTGTTATGTACTTTCCCTGAGGGAGAAGGTGTTATGTACTTTCCCTGAGGGAGAAGGTGTTATGTACTTTCCCTGAGGGAGAAGGTGTTATGTACTTTCCCTGAGGGAGAAGGTGTTATGTACTTTCCCTGAGGGAGAAGGTGTTATGTACTTTCCCTGAGGGAGAAGGTGTTATGTACTTTCCCTGAGGGAGAAGGTGTTATGTACTTTCCCTGAGGGAGAAGGTGTTATGTACTTTCCCTGAGGGAGAAGGTGTTATGTACTTTCCCTGAGGGAGAAGGTGTTATGTACTTTCCCTGAGGGAGAAGGTGTTATGTACTTTCCCTGAGGGAGAAGGTGTTATGTACTTTCCCTGAGGGAGAAGGTGTTATGTACTTTCCCTGAGGGAGAAGGTGTTATGTACTTTCCCTGAGGGAGAAGGTGTTATGTACTTTCCCTGAGGGAGAAGGTGTTATGTACTTTCCCTGAGGGAGAAGGTGTTATGTACTTTCCCTGAGGGAGAAGGTGTTATGTACTTTCCCTGAGGGAGAAGGTGTTATGTACTTTCCCTGAGGGAGAAGGTGTTATGTACTTTCCCTGAGGGAGAAGGTGTTATGTACTTtccctgagggagagagagaaggtgttatGTACGTtccctgagggagagagagaaggtgttatGTACTTTCcctgaaggagagggagaaggtgtTATGTACTTTCcctgaaggagagggagaaggtgtTATGTACTTTCcctgaaggagagggagaaggtgtTATGTACTTTCCCTGAGGGAGAAGGTATTATGTACTTTCCCTGAGGGAGAAGGTGTTATTTACTTTCcctgaaggagagggagaaggtgtTATTTACTTTCcctgaaggagagggagaaggtgtTATTTACTTTCACATTAATGAGTTACTGTTTTGTATTTCTCCTCCCATCGCTGTTTTTCTTTTCCTtcaattctccctccctccccccccttttttttttttcttctttcgaTGCATGCTGCGTGCACGTCAGAGTCGAAACCAGGAGCTGGCAGCCGCACTGGACTCCAGCAACCTAACAAACAATCAGCTCAATACCAAGCTAGACCGGCTGGTAAGAGTGTGTGCTCGTGGGAGTTTGGCGTTCTGCCTTGTGTGGCAAATAACCCCTGACAGCCCCCATAGCAAGACTGACTGGCCACAGATTGACTAGCAAATGACGTAACACCCTGGATAAACAGCAGCTGCGCTGAGTGGTAGCACAGTCGGTTTTGTTTATTCACCTCATAAATAATTTCATTGCACTGCCCTGTTCCCATTGGTAACAGCCAAGCTTTTACATGCTCACCAAGATGGACACGCTGACTGAAATGAGGGAATGTTTAGACCAACTGCATTGATATTTCTTCTGGAGCCATCTTGCTAACAGCTAACCGTTGCTAACCCCACTGGCTAGGCTAATACGCTGCTGTGCTTCTCTTGAGTATGCGAGGGAGCTTCCTTGGTGCTCAACAGTGATTTAACTCTTGAAGAGCGAAAGGAGATGACatggtgtagggttagatgggTGACTTACTGGagatgttggggtggtggtttGAAGTCTATGAGgtggggatgatgatgatgatatggaTTTTTCCTCTGTCCTGTTTTGTCTGACAGACCGAGCAATCTCAGGAGCTCACAGATCAGCTGCAAAAGGTGAGCAGACTAAGGAAgactctctcattctctcgtcTCCCCCTCAGTGGACAATGACAGGATGTTTTCTGTGTGCTTTCTTTGATCAGGAGCGAAGAGAGTTTGAACAGAAGTGTGTGAAGGAGCAAGGAGCAATGCGGGAacagctacaggtacacacacacacacacagaaggaacTTCTTCAAGGTTTTTCATTCCCTCAGAGCACTTTTCTGAATCCATTTGAAGACCTTTGAAAGCAATTGTCAAATGTTCTCTCTGCAGTTCCAGATGTGTGCTATGTATCTGCCTTTGGGGTCAGCACACCATGCTGTTCCCTTTTTACCCAGGGATGCGAGCACTGATACACTGAATACTGTCTCATCATTGCAAATGAAACACAGCTTGATTTTTATCCAATATTTACAAATTGTATCATGCGAGGCTTCAATAACTGGTCTGTGTGTCTCTcgccctgtctgtctctcgccCTGTCTCGGTCTGTCCGTCCTCTCTCCCAGGTCCACATTCAGACCATCGGCATCCTGGTGTCAGAGAAATCAGAGCTGCAGACCGCTCTGTCGTACACACAGCAGGCTGCCCGCCAGAAAACAGGTGTGTTTTTTGGCGTGTAAGAAAGAGCCTGTGTGAGCAAGAGAAGGCATTTAATCGTCCAAGGCTGTGTTAATGTGTCTATGAATGTGAACGTGTTCAGTAATGTGATATATTGTGGTGTGTGTTCAGAGGAGGTGATAGAGAAAGAGATGGCGTtgatgtgtttaatatgaatGGGTGAGAGAGTCTATTTGTGTTactaagcgtgtgtgtgtgtgtgtgtgtgtgtgtgtgtgtgtgtgtgtgtgtgtgtgtttcaggggagGCTGAGGAGCTGAGTAACCGTCTCCAGGCCACCAAACAGAGAGTCTCTGAGCTGGAAAGaaccctgtcctctgtctccacACAACAGAAACAGTTtgacaaggtaacacacacacacacacactgaagaccgTTTGAGGAGGTAGTCTGCACGCTAGACTGATATTGCTACAGTTGAATGCTATGACCAATGACTATCGATTTGAGCTTTGCGGTAATGTCTAACAAATGATTGATGTTCTCTTGTATGTGCAGCATAACAAagagctagagaaagagagagacaacctgAGGCTAGAGGTGTACAGACTAAAGTAAGTCTTACCCTGAGTATGCTGACATTCTACTCCATGGCTGGCCTTTCCTTGTTTGATTTGTGGACTAGGTAGGGAAAGGAATATGGTGGATACCACACCTAGTCAGTTTGTGTGATTGTGATACATGGAGAGAGATGCCTGTCGTCTGCGGCGAGGTAAATCAGaggctctttgtgtgtgtgtgtgtgtgtgtgcacgttccTAGCTGACCCTCTGTCTCTGTGCAGTAGTGTGAGTGAGGAGGGGAGGCAGCAGAGTTcagagctgtcagagcagctcaagcTGAGGGTGAGCGAGAACAGTGCTATGAGACTGGACCTGGACGAGCTGCGCAAGAGACTGGAGATGACTGACGACATGCTGCAAcaggtaggcacacacacacacacacacggtgtctCTCACTTaatcactcacatacacacatccatTTGTTCTACAGTTGTTCAATTCTTTCTTTTTATTCCTAGTTTTCTAGTCAGTCAGGGCCTCCCAGTGCCAACCAGCAGATGCACTTACTACTGGAGGAGAAACTACAGATTGAGGCACACActgctcaggtgtgtgtgtgtgttagggttgaATACTTTCCCAGTATTTTATAAATGTTCCATCTCGAAAATAAATCACTTGACCCGGTATTTCCCGCCAAAACCGTAAGTGTCATTATAAagcattgggctcccgagtggcgcagcggtgtaaggcaatgcatctcagtgctggaggcgtcactacagacaccctggtttgaatccaggttgtatcacaaccggctgtggttgggagtcccgtagggcggccacaattggcccagcgtcatctgggtttggccggtgtaggtcattgtaaataagaagttgttcttaactgacttgcctagttaaataaagattaggTTTAATtaaaaaaggttaaattaaaaaattcAATATAAATACGCCTTTGTGTTTATTTGATTAGAGCTTTGGTTGAAAAATTCAAGCCTGGTGAGCaatacattaaagacatttaatgagcccaaggttaaaaagcccaaatgattgtgatccaatacatacagtgcctttggaaagtatttagaccccttgactttttccacatattgttacgttacagccttattctaaaatggattaaatcattttttcccctccacaataccccataatgacaaagcacaaacaggtttttagaaattttagcaaatgtatataattttgtctttttatttttttttatatcacattttacgtaagtattcagaccctttactcagtactttgctgaagcacctttggcagcgattacagcctcgagtcttcttgggtatgacgctacaagtttggaacacctgtatttggggagtttctcccattcttctctgcagatcctctcaaactctgtcaggttggatggggagtgttgctgcacagctactttcaggtctctccagagatgtttgatcgggtttaagtccaggctctggttgggccactcaaggatattcagagacttgtcctgaagccactcctgcgttgtcttggctgtgtgcttagggtcgttgtcctgttggaaggtgaaccttcgtcccagtctgaggtaccgagcgctctggagcaggttttcgtcaaggatctctgtacattgctccgttcatctttccctcgatcctaactattctcccaggccctgccgctgagaaacatccacacagcatgatgctgccaccaccatgcttcactgtagggatggtgccaggtttcctccagacgtgacgcttggcattcaggccagtgagttcaattttggtttcatcagaccagagaatcttgtcctttaggtgccttttggcaaactccaagcgggctgtcttttactaaggagtggcttccgtctggcccctctaccgtaaaggcctgattggtggagtgccgcagagatggttgtccttctggaagtttctcccatctccactgaaGAACTCTGGACCTCTGTCAGGGTGATCAtcaggttcttagtcacctccctgaccaagtcccttcttccccgattgctcagtttggccgagctgtcagctctaggaaaagtcttggtggttccaaacttcttccatttaagaatgatggagtccactgtggggaccttcaatgctgcagacattttatggtacccttccccagatctgtgcctcgattaaaatcctgtttcggagctctacggacaattccttcgacctcatggcttggtttttgctctgacatgcactgtcaactgtgggaccttatgtcgacaggtgtgtgcctttccaaatcatgtccaaccaattgaatttaccacaggtggattccaatcaagttgtagaaacatctcaaggatgatcaatagaaacaggatgcacctgaactcaatttcgagtctcatagcaaagggtctgaatacttatataaataaggtttTTTATTTgtcataaatgtgcaaaaatgtctaaacctgttttcacttgatgaggatatatatctatctatctttttcatctattttacaataaggttgtaacgtaacaaaatatggaaaatttcaagagttctgaatactttcctaatgcactgtagctctacatgcattgtgatctgcgctccatactgagatgggctgtctgtccccaccctgagcgttGATGATTCAGAGGACCCAGATTTAGACATGgcatataatttaacagttcGAATTTCACGCATGCTGTAATTTGTTATGATGTACCAGTCAATACACAAAGTTATTTATCCTGGGTAAAAGGGAGTGGTTGTGGCTGGTAAATCTCGGTACTGTGTTCCCGCCAttcaaccctgtgtgtgtgtgtgtgtgcctctctttAAAGTTTTGACTGCCACGCCATTGTGTTAAAGATCTCTTTTGGTGTCATCTGTAGTTAATGGAGTCGGTGGCCcagctgcagacagagagagaccgctACGCTGAGCAGATCCAGGAGGAGGGACAAGTTTGGAAGGACAAGACGGAGCAGCTGCTCTCTCAGGTACACTATGCTACCACCCCATTAGCACAACCTATAGAGGCGGCACAGCCCTGGACGTAACGCTATAAATACCTAGtcacgggcctcccgggtggcacagtggtctagggcactgcatcgcagtgctagctgcgccaccagagtctctgggttcgcgcccaggctctgtcgcagccggccgcgaccgggaggtccgtggggcgacgcacaattggcatagcgtcgtccgggttagggagggtttggccggtagggatatccttgtctcatcgctctcCAGCGACTCTTGTTGCGGGCCGTGCGCAGTGCGCGcgaaccaagggggccaggtacacggtgtttcctccgacacattggtacggctggcttccgggttggaggcgcgctgtgttaaagaagcagtgcggcttggttgggttgtgcttcggaggacgcatggctttcgaccttcgtctctcccgagcccgtacgggagttgtagcgatgagacaagatagtaattactagcgattggataccacgaaaattggggagaaaatgggagaaaattaaaaataaaaatacctaGTCACTTTAAGGTTGAGTTGATTGACGTGTGTCCTGTGAAGGTGACACTAgtagcagaggagagagacaggagcatCAGTCAGATCCAGGAGCTTGAAGCCCACATCACAGACCTGAAGCACACTGCAGGTGAGACACACAGCTACCCTCCTCGGTTTGCACGTCAATTCTCAAAAAGACCAACTTACTGCGTTGACCCTCCCCATCCTGTCAATCATTATCATTAAAATATTTGCATTGCCGTAAGGACTTTCCTTTCCTCCCCAGCCCTTTTGTCCCAGGAGAGAGGGGCCCAGGCGGAGCCCCAGCCCTCAGGGCCCTCGGAGAGTGAATTGGCCCTCCAGGAGGCCCTCGGCAgcctgcagcaggagagagactCGCTCAACTCACAGTTCCAAGCCCAGGtgatgaccacacacacactgccaggcaATAAtaacacacactgtgtgtgtcacACTCCTCAGTGAAGTTGCACTCTGAACACTTTCTCATCAGAGCATAGACTGATAAGATGAATTATGGGGTGGGTTGGTGCTGGTCTAGAATGAAATCCTGCACACCCTGTTCATCCCTGTTGTGTCTCACAACTGAAAACTCACTGTTCTCTGGCCTCCCTTCTCTGTTAATAGCTGCGTGACAATGAGCAGCTGAGTCGCATGTGCTCGGAGCAGGAGTCCCGTCTCTCGGAGCTGGAGCGCCATGCGGAGCTCGGGGCTGAGGATGCAGAGGACCGCAGGCGCATGCTGGAGGACGTGCAGAGTGACAAGGCCACCATCAGCCGCGCCCTGGCCCAGAACCGCACCCTTAAAGACCAACTGGCTGAGCTGCAGAACGGCTTCGTCAAACTGGTAATGAGGAGTGGTACCTTTTTTACTCTCCTGTTTACTTATGTGAAGTAATCACTGATCTGCCAGGTTTTATTAGTGTTTAAACATGGAATATGTGGAAACGCATCTTCAGTTATCCAGCCACATTCAGATCGGTGGTGACCTCATGAATGTGTTGAATGTCTCTGTGGTCCTAGACCAATGAGAACATGGAGCTGACCACTGCTCTGCAGTCAGAGCATCACGTCAAGAAGGAGCTGGGACGCAGGATGGGACAACTACAGGAGGACCTGCACAATGTCAAGGAGCAGGTAGGGACACGCGGGCACACACATGTCATGGTGAACAGGTACAGGAACAGCATATAGACACTCGCACGTCTCTTCCATCCCTAGTTGGATTTGAAGTCGCAGGAGTACCAGGCACTGCTGGAGCAGCGGGACCAGGTAGTGGCCAACCTACAGCAGTACTCTGCAGGCTATACAGCCCTGGCTTCAGAGCGAGAGCAGCTCCACAGACAGTACCTGCAGCAGAGCCAGCTGATGGACCGGCTGCAGCATGACGAGACCCAGGGAAGGGTTCAGTTGGAGATGAGCCACAAACAGCTGGAGCAATACCAGGTCAGGGACGGACACACACGCATGTAGTCACATATCcccgaatacacacacacagtcgcacaTGAAGAgacgcacacgtacacacagtgTCTGTGTTGACCCCTCTGGCGCCTTCTGCAGGAGAGGCTGGAGCAGTTGTCCAGAGATAACGAGCAGTTGAAGGCTGAAGTCACAGAGCTGCTCAACAGCTCAGCCCTGGCCACACTCCCCAGAAACCAGGGAGACGGAGTGGAGAGCCAATCCCTGCCAGAGAGCCCACAGAAGTCCTCGATCGCTATCCCAGAAGACTTTGAGAGCCGCGAGGAGATGGTGAGGAGAAAATACCTATCAGTGGGATCTAGTGTTCCCAAATGCTGTAGAGAATCCTACATCGAGGATTTCCAAAGTATTTCTCAGATAATTGTCTCTGAAGAATAATTCCTCcctttcgtctctctctctctcaggaggagTTTGTGCGCGGTGCGGTGGCGCGTGTGGAGGCAGAGCGAGACGAGGTGAGGAGCagactggaggaggagaggagactgcaCTTCGCTACCAGACACCAGGCTGCAGCACTCAGCATAGAGCGCCACAGTCATGACCACGACCACGGTCAGTGCCACGGTCACAGCCATGATGACCACAGTCACCTTGAACataca
The Salvelinus fontinalis isolate EN_2023a chromosome 10, ASM2944872v1, whole genome shotgun sequence DNA segment above includes these coding regions:
- the LOC129864127 gene encoding golgin subfamily A member 2-like isoform X2 (The sequence of the model RefSeq protein was modified relative to this genomic sequence to represent the inferred CDS: added 269 bases not found in genome assembly), with protein sequence MADQSRQIKLAAAKKKLKEFQQKSSPASGGEGGPGAKKTRKVKGGSQPDTPSADRHSPDNTHVHGEVRGSPVTQLLEDPNGETGRGSPVSNPASSATNPGCASQSHNTDLQQNCPHDGNENHADENRPLSSTESLRQLSQQLNGLLSGSSTTYINGDSAPSPTNEKELESRNQELAAALDSSNLTNNQLNTKLDRLTEQSQELTDQLQKERREFEQKCVKEQGAMREQLQVHIQTIGILVSEKSELQTALSYTQQAARQKTGEAEELSNRLQATKQRVSELERTLSSVSTQQKQFDKHNKELEKERDNLRLEVYRLNSVSEEGRQQSSELSEQLKLRVSENSAMRLDLDELRKRLEMTDDMLQQFSSQSGPPSANQQMHLLLEEKLQIEAHTAQLMESVAQLQTERDRYAEQIQEEGQVWKDKTEQLLSQVTLVAEERDRSISQIQELEAHITDLKHTAALLSQERGAQAEPQPSGPSESELALQEALGSLQQERDSLNSQFQAQLRDNEQLSRMCSEQESRLSELERHAELGAEDAEDRRRMLEDVQSDKATISRALAQNRTLKDQLAELQNGFVKLTNENMELTTALQSEHHVKKELGRRMGQLQEDLHNVKEQLDLKSQEYQALLEQRDQVVANLQQYSAGYTALASEREQLHRQYLQQSQLMDRLQHDETQGRVQLEMSHKQLEQYQERLEQLSRDNEQLKAEVTELLNSSALATLPRNQGDGVESQSLPESPQKSSIAIPEDFESREEMEEFVRGAVARVEAERDEVRSRLEEERRLHFATRHQAAALSIERHSHDHDHGQCHGHSHDDHSHLEHTVSGSEGVAVEVHEALYVAMERLQQRFTSLMQEKADLKERVEELEHRCIQLSGETDTIGEYITLYQNQRAIMKQKHMEKEQYISMLAQDKEEMKAKLAELQDLVMRLVGERNEWYSLYTGALASAAANPDLLPAGEELVQAHHTHRRMELNAVDGQESADVSSAVKPDSTDPPHGGPSDQGQGLPPDSQALMRPQEDGTTRQIMQLLQEIQNPQGPRSVPFLGDNPCVPFFYRPDEQDEVKILVV